The following are encoded in a window of Rosa chinensis cultivar Old Blush chromosome 4, RchiOBHm-V2, whole genome shotgun sequence genomic DNA:
- the LOC112199546 gene encoding uncharacterized protein LOC112199546, with amino-acid sequence MATSLPPNQSFASILSNEPPLNFSIDDLPAPIFENGFVSVQISEDSYLRGLGKCKTNLVGRLVLPPKASPLKSHELSSQLRSHWPTLPSWTVSPLGKGFFMLHFQSLDDMQKVWSLGTVRLNQGFLRLIKWKPGFSPSSYKNSFSQVWVRFWDLGFDYWEQQTLFEIARGLLTTLRVTRVDASQSFVGVEYENIPVVCAKCNIVGHQASNCRVIDPEVVRQDGSRRGRSRSSRRSNQSRKKAPSPATQDIVADAAQAALPDSSEMPLQQASEQPLQQPAAEPLQQLHAQPTQPPPALTTHAKDVQTATTQVTHSQPLLLQPMQEQPVLLLTELAKPQCSDHESSIESVPPGFQKVPLNGEGLSQRAPTTSFNSESAPTVHELMEVNSTQADCAEMSFNKEEGEFTPVLSKKAKKQLKQVDKAKKSKEPFVSLSSIPHAFWLSLGLFPFAANDRGSLDPNLWLICHPDIKLNLMSSTAQQIIVSCSLDGVDCILTSVYAKTTIAGRRLLWRDLRLIAATMVHGPWLVFGDFNCVMGAHEKRGGNPPSHISCLDFQDMCSDCALIDIPTRGLSYTWTDKRIYVRLDRALGNVAWLEAWESLECRTLAKAFSDHCPLLITCARLAFIPRSPFKFRSMWLQHEGFVAMVKDFWDGLQVVGCPMFVLASKLRALKAMLKAWNKSTFGVIDVRVENTKNDLEKVQQVISAQGPSVEGLSQESTAHARYQEALNFQDIFWKEKTRLRWLVDGDRNTAFLHNMVRIRRLKRSISSLRVGPQILRQQLDIENHAVQFFSSAFSHDNSIIDTGLVERVIPRMVTDDKNAALLALPSGEEIKATVFLMDGSSAPGPDGFSGAFYQSCWEVVSSDVISMVKSFFETGSILPHFNSSLITLIPKKPEADMLSDFHPIALANFGFKIITKILADRLGVVASRIISSNQSAFIKGRSIVDPISLTSECINLLDRKCRGGNIAVKLDIKKAFDTLEWPFLIRVLHSFGFATGFTDWIFTILTSAYLSMLIYGQSAGFFTCSRGVRQGDPLSPLLFCLAEEVLSRGITRLAITGKLTTFAAPRSVKPPSHVLFADDVMVFLQGNSRSIRALMKFMEEYARNSGQMVNKAKSSVYLGTFARPRATVIQHLLGIREGKLPFTYLGVPIFQGRPKQRHFQNIVDKIRCKLTSWKGTLLSQAARLQLISSVIQSLLIYSFQIYEWPHALLTKLQSWIRNFFWSGDSLKKGSTLVSWSQCCLPKNEGGLGVKNIFSLNQAMLLKRCWEVGEGSSLSTIFLKDRFLKADLIPKRSYQQSSIWSGLKKQWNVILQEARWLIGNGLKVNFWTDNWMGKPLVDLCSIDASLRPPLREKVSDFIVDNQWRLPHIFSQLFPLMAHQIRDIILPIEPLEDQLVWPEVSSGKLTARDAYEVLRLHHPPSEWGMRIWDKAIQPRKSILTWKVLRGRVLVDAQRQKTGTYLCSRCSFCGSSVETVEHLFLFCPVAKTLWTWCLNMFRLQAPPQLTLHVLISLVYTSTLTSSGKLLWRLVFCNLLWCLWVERNRLRFDGTSFNFQRLKQFFILALRDYAALCFKLGIASQSTLPIFTVLGLSPLSARAPIYIPVHWKRPPAPWLKVNTDGSFQDEDHAGFGGVFRDCNGYFKGAYASKSLAKSAIEVELLAVIEAIQIAKARQWDNIWLETDSALVIHYFHSPHLIPWKLRVPWLNCLHTAKQFNFRISHVFRERNRVADRLASSGASHISNSWWEALPDFIAAIYGEDLISSVFYRVS; translated from the exons ATGGCCACCTCCCTCCCTCCCAACCAATCCTTTGCCTCAATCCTCTCAAATGAGCCTCCTCTGAACTTCTCCATTGATGATCTTCCGGCCCCGATTTTTGAGAATGGTTTCGTATCGGTTCAAATATCGGAAGATTCTTATCTCCGCGGACTCGGAAAATGCAAAACCAACCTAGTTGGCCGACTGGTTCTTCCCCCCAAAGCCTCACCCCTGAAATCCCACGAACTATCTTCGCAGCTCAGAAGCCATTGGCCAACCCTCCCAAGTTGGACGGTTTCTCCACTGGGGAAGGGTTTCTTCATGCTTCACTTTCAGTCGTTGGATGATATGCAGAAAGTATGGTCACTAGGCACTGTTCGTCTCAATCAAGGTTTCCTCAGATTAATCAAATGGAAGCCCGGTTTCTCCCCTTCGTCCTATAAAAATTCTTTCTCACAGGTTTGGGTCCGATTTTGGGACCTTGGTTTCGACTATTGGGAGCAGCAAACACTCTTTGAAATTGCTCGAGGG TTGTTAACTACTCTCCGTGTAACCCGTGTAGATGCTTCTCAATCTTTTGTTGGGGTTGAATATGAAAATATACCAGTTGTTTGTGCAAAGTGTAATATAGTGGGTCATCAGGCTTCAAATTGTAGAGTGATTGACCCCGAGGTTGTGCGGCAAGATGGTTCACGACGGGGAAGATCACGCTCCTCAAGAAGATCCAATCAATCAAGAAAGAAGGCGCCTTCGCCGGCGACACAGGATATAGTGGCGGATGCGGCACAGGCTGCTCTGCCCGATTCTTCAGAGATGCCACTGCAACAGGCCTCTGAGCAACCATTGCAGCAGCCGGCTGCAGAGCCACTCCAGCAGCTACATGCGCAACCCACCCAGCCCCCTCCAGCTCTGACAACGCATGCAAAGGACGTGCAGACTGCGACAACACAGGTCACACATTCGCAGCCCTTGCTGCTTCAGCCCATGCAGGAGCAGCCAGTGTTATTGCTCACGGAGTTAGCGAAGCCTCAATGCTCAGACCACGAATCATCAATAGAAAGTGTGCCCCCTGGTTTTCAGAAAGTTCCCTTGAATGGTGAAGGGTTAAGCCAACGTGCACCCACAACTTCATTTAACTCCGAGAGTGCTCCCACTGTTCATGAGTTAATGGAGGTCAACTCCACCCAAGCTGACTGTGCAGAGATGTCCTTCAATAAGGAAGAAGGGGAATTCACCCCAGTTCTTTCAAAAAAAGCAAAGAAGCAGCTTAAACAGGTTGATAAAGCGAAGAAGTCCAAAG AACCTTTTgtatctctctcttctattcctCATGCATTTTGGCTCTCTTTGGGACTATTTCCTTTTGCTGCTAATGATAGGGGCAGTTTGGACCCCAATTTGTGGTTAATTTGTCACCCTGATATCAAGCTTAATCTGATGTCATCTACGGCCCAGCAGATAATAGTCTCTTGCTCTTTAGATGGTGTTGATTGCATTCTTACCTCCGTCTATGCAAAAACTACTATAGCTGGCAGAAGACTATTGTGGCGGGATTTAAGGCTAATAGCAGCAACTATGGTTCATGGCCCATGGCTGGTTTTTGGTGACTTTAATTGTGTAATGGGGGCGCATGAAAAACGTGGGGGTAATCCTCCAAGTCACATTTCTTGCCTTGACTTCCAAGATATGTGTTCAGATTGTGCTCTGATTGATATCCCTACACGTGGTCTATCCTACACTTGGACGGATAAAAGAATCTATGTGAGACTGGACCGAGCTTTAGGTAATGTTGCATGGTTGGAAGCATGGGAATCCTTGGAATGCCGTACGCTGGCCAAAGCCTTCTCTGACCATTGTCCATTATTGATTACTTGCGCTCGACTCGCCTTTATTCCCAGGTCTCCTTTCAAGTTTAGAAGCATGTGGCTGCAGCATGAAGGGTTCGTGGCTATGGTAAAAGACTTTTGGGATGGCCTGCAAGTTGTTGGTTGTCCAATGTTTGTACTCGCTTCAAAGTTGAGGGCGCTTAAGGCAATGCTCAAGGCATGGAACAAGTCCACTTTTGGTGTTATTGATGTCAGAGTAGAGAATACCAAGAATGATCTTGAAAAAGTACAACAAGTAATTTCTGCCCAAGGCCCTTCGGTGGAGGGATTGAGCCAGGAATCTACAGCCCATGCACGCTATCAGGAGGCTCTTAATTTTCAAGATATCTTCTGGAAGGAAAAGACAAGGCTACGCTGGTTAGTTGATGGTGATCGTAACACCGCCTTTCTGCACAACATGGTCAGGATAAGAAGGCTTAAAAGGTCTATTTCCTCTTTGCGTGTGGGTCCCCAAATTCTTCGGCAACAGCTAGACATTGAAAATCATGCAGTGCAATTTTTTTCTTCCGCCTTCTCTCATGACAACAGCATCATTGACACGGGGCTGGTAGAACGTGTAATTCCAAGGATGGTAACAGATGACAAAAATGCGGCGTTGTTAGCATTGCCTTCAGGGGAGGAAATAAAAGCAACGGTTTTCTTAATGGATGGTTCAAGTGCCCCCGGGCCGGATGGTTTTAGTGGTGCTTTCTATCAGTCTTGCTGGGAGGTGGTTTCTTCGGATGTTATATCTATGGTTAAAAGCTTCTTTGAAACAGGTTCTATTCTGCCTCATTTCAACTCTAGCTTGATCACTCTCATTCCCAAGAAGCCAGAAGCTGATATGCTCTCAGATTTCCATCCCATAGCCTTGGCCAACTTTGGGTTCAAAATCATTACCAAGATTTTGGCAGACCGTCTTGGCGTGGTAGCCTCTAGAATAATATCTTCAAATCAGAGTGCCTTTATCAAAGGGAGGTCAATTGTGGATCCCATTTCGCTCACTTCAGAATGCATAAATCTCCTAGACCGTAAGTGTAGAGGTGGGAATATTGCTGTTAAGTTGGATATAAAGAAGGCCTTTGACACCCTTGAGTGGCCATTTCTTATCCGggttttacattcttttggtTTTGCTACCGGTTTTACCGACtggatttttactattttaactTCAGCTTATCTATCGATGCTAATATATGGTCAATCTGCGGGTTTTTTCACTTGTTCGAGGGGTGTCCGACAGGGTGACCCATTGTCCCCTCTTCTTTTTTGCTTGGCAGAAGAGGTGCTGAGTAGGGGGATCACAAGGTTAGCTATTACAGGAAAATTGACTACTTTTGCAGCCCCACGATCAGTCAAGCCTCCCTCTCATGTCCTTTTTGCGGATGACGTAATGGTTTTCTTGCAAGGAAATTCTAGGAGTATTCGAGCTTTAATGAAGTTCATGGAGGAATACGCACGCAATTCCGGACAAATGGTTAACAAAGCTAAATCTTCAGTTTACCTGGGCACATTTGCGAGACCTAGAGCCACTGTTATTCAACACCTTCTCGGCATAAGGGAGGGGAAGTTGCCTTTCACTTATCTTGGGGTGCCAATTTTTCAAGGGAGACCAAAGCAGCGACACTTCCAGAATATTGTTGACAAAATTAGATGCAAACTAACTTCATGGAAAGGTACTTTACTATCTCAGGCAGCAAGGTTGCAACTTATCTCTTCAGTAATCCAAAGTCTTCTAATTTACAGTTTCCAGATTTATGAATGGCCGCATGCTTTACTGACAAAACTGCAAAGCTGGATACGTAATTTTTTCTGGTCAGGGGACTCTCTAAAGAAAGGCTCCACTTTAGTATCTTGGTCTCAATGTTGTCTTCCAAAAAATGAAGGTGGTCTAGGTgtgaaaaatattttctctcttaaTCAGGCTATGCTtttgaagaggtgttgggaggtGGGGGAGGGCTCTTCTCTTTCCACCATTTTCCTTAAAGATAGGTTTCTAAAGGCAGATCTAATTCCCAAGCGCTCTTACCAACAATCTTCTATTTGGTCGGGGCTTAAGAAGCAGTGGAATGTAATTTTGCAAGAGGCGAGATGGTTAATTGGCAATGGGTTGAAAGTGAATTTTTGGACAGACAATTGGATGGGAAAGCCTCTCGTTGATCTCTGCAGCATTGATGCCTCCCTACGGCCACCACTTAGGGAAAAGGTTAGCGATTTCATTGTGGATAATCAATGGAGGCTGCCTCATATTTTCTCACAATTATTTCCGTTAATGGCACATCAAATTAGAGACATCATTTTACCTATTGAGCCACTTGAGGATCAACTAGTTTGGCCAGAGGTATCTTCAGGAAAGTTGACTGCCAGGGATGCTTATGAGGTTCTTAGACTGCACCATCCTCCCTCTGAGTGGGGCATGCGCATATGGGACAAAGCCATCCAACCACGGAAAAGTATTCTCACTTGGAAGGTACTTCGTGGGCGTGTGTTGGTGGATGCGCAGAGACAAAAAACAGGTACTTATCTTTGTTCTAGATGCTCTTTTTGTGGCTCAAGTGTAGAGACAGTGgagcatctttttcttttttgtcctgTTGCCAAGACTTTATGGACTTGGTGCCTAAACATGTTTAGACTACAAGCTCCACCACAATTGACTTTGCATGTTCTGATAAGCTTAGTTTACACTAGTACCCTTACAAGTTCTGGTAAGTTGCTTTGGAGATTGGTGTTCTGTAATTTGCTATGGTGCTTATGGGTGGAAAGAAACCGGTTGAGATTTGATGGGACAAGTTTTAATTTCCAGCGACTAAAGCAGTTCTTCATCTTGGCTTTAAGAGATTATGCTGCTCTTTGTTTTAAGCTTGGGATTGCATCCCAGTCTACTCTTCCCATTTTTACAGTGCTTGGGTTGTCTCCTTTAAGTGCCCGGGCTCCCATTTACATTCCAGTACATTGGAAACGTCCCCCAGCTCCTTGGTTAAAGGTTAACACTGATGGGTCTTTTCAAGATGAAGATCACGCAGGCTTTGGTGGTGTTTTTAGGGATTGCAATGGTTATTTTAAGGGTGCTTATGCTTCAAAGTCGCTAGCCAAGAGTGCTATTGAGGTAGAGTTGCTGGCTGTCATTGAAGCCATACAGATTGCCAAAGCTCGCCAGTGGGATAATATATGGCTAGAGACGGACTCTGCACTTGTAATCCATTATTTTCATTCACCTCATTTGATCCCTTGGAAGCTACGTGTGCCTTGGTTAAATTGTTTGCACACTGCAAAGCAATTCAACTTTAGGATTTCGCATGTCTTCAGGGAAAGAAATCGAGTAGCAGATAGGCTGGCATCGTCTGGAGCAAGTCATATAAGTAACAGTTGGTGGGAGGCTCTTCCAGATTTTATTGCTGCTATTTATGGTGAGGATCTTATTTCTTCAGTTTTCTATCGTGTTTCTTAG